A genomic segment from Lutzomyia longipalpis isolate SR_M1_2022 chromosome 3, ASM2433408v1 encodes:
- the LOC129792769 gene encoding polypeptide N-acetylgalactosaminyltransferase 1, with the protein MRIRGSPFGRSLYQKLLLLAIVVVSFIFYFKFIKFSTEHLNASPESNLVDLNEVNSLNPLEKLIRADLLKQERGLGDRGKPVTLVGAAKRKGEEDHKRIALNEELSEHLSYNRTVPDARNPLCRSMHYDLDNLPTASVIIIFYNEPYSVLVRTVHSVLNTGDPRILKEIILVDDASVNVELKDKLDYYIETRFPKNVRLIRLTSRLGLIRARLAGARVARGEVLVFLDAHCECVEKWLEPLLARIKESRTSVLVPIIDVIDAKDFHYSSNGYSTFQVGGFSWSGHFDWIDISGRERERQKRECPEKDVDVCPTYSPTMAGGLFAINREYFWEIGSYDEQMDGWGGENLEISFRVWQCGGTIETIPCSRVGHIFRDFHPYSFPDNRDTHGINTVRMALVWMDEYINLFYMNRPDLKNNPEVGDVTHRKILRDKMRCKSFDWYLKNVFPEKFIPTKGVQAYGRVKSLTSNMCLDDLQQDRESPFNVGIYGCHGPHVTHSQFFSLTRDGVLRIEEACASVQESKSTRMFVIMSSCNKYNSVNNRWELTAAKQLRYVKLNLCLDMRDLKEMDYVYVAPCEPDSESQLWDITH; encoded by the exons ATGCGAATACGTGGTTCACCTTTTGGACGGTCGCTGTATCAGAAGCTACTCCTCCTGGCTATTGTTGTCGTGAGCTTTATTTTCTActttaaattcatcaaattcagCACTGAACACCTCAACGCCAGCCCAGAGAGTAATCTCGTGGATCTCAATGAAGTGAACAGCCTGAATCCGCTGGAGAAGCTAATCCGAGCTGATTTGCTGAAGCAGGAACGTGGCCTGGGTGATCGCGGGAAACCAGTCACCCTCGTGGGTGCTGCCAAGCGGAAGGGTGAGGAGGATCACAAGAGAATAGCTCTCAATGAGGAACTCAGTGAACACCTGAGCTACAACCGTACTGTGCCTGATGCTAGAAATCCCCTCTGTAGGAGTATGCACTATGACCTGGACAATCTACCCACGGCCAGtgtcattattattttttacaatgaACCCTACTCCGTGCTCGTGAGAACGGTGCACAGTGTCCTGAATACGGGAGATCCACGCATTCTCAAGGAGATCATCCTCGTGGATGATGCCAGTGTGAATGTTGAACTCAAGGACAAGCTCGATTACTACATCGAGACACGATTTCCCAAGAATGTTCGGCTCATCCGGCTAACAAGCAG ATTGGGTCTCATCCGTGCCAGATTAGCGGGAGCGCGTGTGGCACGTGGCGAGGTGTTGGTGTTTCTGGATGCGCACTGTGAGTGCGTGGAAAAGTGGTTGGAGCCCCTATTGGCGCGTATAAAGGAATCCCGGACGAGTGTGCTGGTGCCAATAATTGATGTTATCGATGCAAAGGACTTCCACTACAGCAGCAATGGGTATAGCACCTTCCAGGTGGGTGGATTCTCATGGAGTGGGCATTTCGACTGGATCGACATCTCGGGGCGTGAGCGTGAGCGCCAAAAACGAGAATGCCCCGAGAAGGATGTTGATGTTTGCCCCACGTACAGTCCCACAATGGCCGGGGGCCTCTTTGCAATCAATCGCGAATATTTCTGGGAAATTGGCAGCTACGACGAGCAAATGGACGGTTGGGGTGGTGAGAATCTGGAGATTTCATTCAGAGTATGGCAATGCGGTGGGACAATTGAGACGATCCCATGCTCCCGCGTGGGACACATCTTCAGAGATTTTCATCCGTACTC ATTCCCAGACAATCGAGACACTCATGGCATCAACACCGTTAGGATGGCGCTTGTCTGGATGGATGAATACATCAATCTGTTTTACATGAACCGACCAGATCTCAAG AATAATCCGGAAGTGGGAGATGTGacacacagaaaaatcctGCGAGATAAGATGCGATGCAAGAGTTTCGATTGGTACCTGAAAAATGTCTTCCCGGAAAAGTTTATACCAACAAAGGGTGTTCAGGCGTACGGACGTGTCAAGTCACTGACCTCAAACATGTGCCTCGATGATTTGCAGCAGGATCGCGAGAGTCCCTTCAACGTTGGTATCTACGGATGCCATGGGCCGCATGTGACACATTCGCAATTCTTCTCCCTCACCCGCGATGGTGTTCTTCGTATTGAGGAAGCATGTGCTTCTGTCCAGGAGAG taAATCCACAAGGATGTTTGTAATAATGTCCAGCTGCAACAAATACAATTCCGTAAACAATCGATGGGAACTTACGGCAGCCAAGCAACTCAGGTATGTAAAATTGAATCTCTGTCTCGATATGCGTGATCTCAAAGAGATGGACTACGTATACGTGGCTCCGTGTGAGCCCGACAGTGAATCACAACTCTGGGACATCACCCACTGA